A window of Pectobacterium carotovorum genomic DNA:
ATTAATTTACTTAGCGTTGGATCAACTAATTCATGAGATAGCTTATCTTTAACAGTAATAACATCTGTTATTGGAACATAGGGATACTTTCTAGCAGAACGATTATATACCCGTCATACTTCAAGCTGCATGTGCGTTTGTAGTGGCACACTGAATTTGGCCACCTGAATAGAGGTGATATCATCACCTCACAGTCAAAACAGGTGACATTATGACCGGACGTAACAGACGTAATTTTAGCCCCGAGTTTCGCCTCGAAGCTGCCCAGCTTGTACTCGATCAGCACTACACCGTTGCCGCCGCTGCTACGGCAATGAATGTCGGCAAATCCACGATGGACAAATGGGTTCGACAACTGAAAGAAGAGCGAGCGGGAAAATCACCCACTGCTTCACCCATGACACCTGAGCAGATTGAAATACGTGAGCTAAAGAAAAGACTTCAACGCGTTGAAATGGAAAGGGATATATTAAAAAAGGCTACCGCGCTCTTGATGTCAGACTCCCTGAACAATTCTCATTAGTTGAGAAACTCAGGGCGCGGTTTCCTGTTGCCGTTGTGTGCAACGTGTTTGGGGTTCATCGCAGCAGTTATAAATACTGGCGGCAGCCCAGGAAGCCTGACACCACGAGAGTGGCATTACTGAGCCTTGTGCGTGAAGTTTATCGCGAAAGTAACGGCTCAGCAGGAGCGCGAAGCATTGCCGCGATGGTCACCACCAAAGGTATAAAACTGAGCCGCTGGCGGGCAACAAAGCTGATGAAAGCGCTCAATATTATCAGCTGTCAGCAACCTGGCCATCGTTATAAGAAGGCGTCTAAGGAACACATTGAGATCCCTAATTATCTGGATCGCCAGTTTGCTGTTACCGAGCCTAATCAGGCCTGGTGCGGTGATGTGACTTATATCTGGACGGGAAAACGCTGGGCTTATCTGGCTGTAGTACTCGATTTGTTTTCCCGTAAACCGGTTGGCTGGGCGATGTCATTTTTCCCTGATTCAGCACTGACAGGTAAAGCCCTGTCGATGGCCTGGGAAGCACGGGGAAAACCGGCTAATTTACTGTATCACTCGGATCAAGGCAGTCACTATACCAGCAGGAATTTCAGGCAGTTACTGTGGAGATATCAGATAAAGCAAAGTCTGAGTCGCCGGGGAAATTGCTGGGATAACAGCCCAATGGAACGGTTCTTCAGAAGCCTGAAAACAGAGTGGGTACCGGATAATGGCTACGCGAATTTTAGCCAAGCCAGCACGGCAATAACGAATTACATCACAGGATATTACAGCCAGCTCAGACCTCATCAATATAATGGTGGTTTGACGCCGAATGAATCAGAAAGATTGTTCTGGAAAAACTCTAAAGCCGTGGCCAGTTTTTGTTGACCACTACACTTGGCTTCTCTTACTCACCCCAGTCACTTACCGATGTAAGCTCCTGGGGACTCGTGCGGTTGCCGCCTGCCTGCAACTCGAATTATTTAGGATATAGCCAATGGCTGTAACAATATCTTTTTCTATATCACCATAAAAAAAATTTAAGTTATCTCCTCTAACCTCTCCCATTTATTGATTAGAGAGGCCAGTGATTGATTTAACATCCGTATGTGTGTGTGGGGGGGGGGAGGGATACCATCCATTTTTATACTTCCTACACTAAAATCAGAGTGGGGAAACCTGGGAGTTGAATTCCAAATAAGGAATATTAACAATATCCACGCCGAGATATTCCAACCTTTTTCTATAAGGCGCCAAAAATTCAATTAAACCCCCTCAATAACTGTGAATTTTCTTTTCAAAATTGTTGCATCTCCATGTGCAGTAACAAGTATTCTGTCTGCTGGTTTAACTACTTGAGTCTCATCTCTCTATGAATACGAATTGAAAGCATCACCACATTCTCTTTTCGTGACGGTGGCACCATTTTTAGCATTAATTAGTACATGAGGGTCCCCTAGACTAGTTATGTCATGAGACATCCCGACTCTATCATTTATCTCTCTCACCTTGGGAGTATGACTTACTTTCTTTCACGGCATTACCATTTTCACGAGAAGAAGAAACACTTAACTCATCGATAGAAATTAATTTTTCCTTTAAATAAAGTTCATAATCAACCTCCCATTCATTATTT
This region includes:
- a CDS encoding IS3 family transposase (programmed frameshift); this encodes MTGRNRRNFSPEFRLEAAQLVLDQHYTVAAAATAMNVGKSTMDKWVRQLKEERAGKSPTASPMTPEQIEIRELKKRLQRVEMERDIFKKGYRALDVRLPEQFSLVEKLRARFPVAVVCNVFGVHRSSYKYWRQPRKPDTTRVALLSLVREVYRESNGSAGARSIAAMVTTKGIKLSRWRATKLMKALNIISCQQPGHRYKKASKEHIEIPNYLDRQFAVTEPNQAWCGDVTYIWTGKRWAYLAVVLDLFSRKPVGWAMSFFPDSALTGKALSMAWEARGKPANLLYHSDQGSHYTSRNFRQLLWRYQIKQSLSRRGNCWDNSPMERFFRSLKTEWVPDNGYANFSQASTAITNYITGYYSQLRPHQYNGGLTPNESERLFWKNSKAVASFC